One part of the Rutidosis leptorrhynchoides isolate AG116_Rl617_1_P2 chromosome 1, CSIRO_AGI_Rlap_v1, whole genome shotgun sequence genome encodes these proteins:
- the LOC139883979 gene encoding uncharacterized protein — protein MENAKPSSSAAPYLTGAGGKFRKPPISRKRPSTPYDRPSATTSNYQSNESQDGGWLSKLVVNPARRLIVGGATRILPSFFSKSEVISGDDSDYDSDCDRDLQDVDANVNADSDAKHTSEVGVSSFSRDAGPSAQMDKLKGSSQCNNVQQDESRNSIGDLGVDQIENMLKGKQFSRDESKRLMEILKSRLIDVSDTEGEKKTETVTFQEQDKADLLDREVRSNDVEKAVLETPMPHLPSNMQDEVAASPIDIARAYMGKRTSEVGINTYNSTLTGGKEQHHNDVFPSESQIHTPKSKLSTCWPGAMVQDQRGYMTPQSQRGGYGLHNFRQTPYSRTIYSKSKPKLNQLQGNSRPSNISLTPFQQSRTPNPWQMKTSSDVMDVGYGSVGPIRRVRNKFASQPQSEGPRHISSALISSSSTASRSFVPVFQTNPITAGTSDVHTLDNREQTFKEANPAGPSNDAVRKILERLDRHKPTPKEKAAELKLATEWRSSPSIDTNMMPKGSTVLQDLTGPSSVKGADGGTSFKASVTTSNAETKTKTKTSLVVDDASTGSVFGFKNTSVANEISTVTNNKEHDKSQKWSFDNQINGQDLTRKRPSQPMLKPISFKRPDPQQVISSDNGPGFTFPWSATANSASEPPTPSITPFLPATTVPQSNELPSIPIYSFGTNNSSERLVFRFQSSSSDPIDDSESDINFSFGLDKKRVSFSSIGSDAIVTK, from the exons ATGGAGAACGCCAAGCCGTCGTCTTCGGCGGCGCCGTACCTTACTGGCGCCGGCGGAAAATTCAGAAAACCACCAATTTCAAGGAAACGGCCGTCAACACCTTACGACCGTCCGTCAGCAACTACTTCCAATTATCAATCAAACGAATCACAAGACGGTGGTTGGCTATCAAAACTTGTTGTTAATCCTGCTCGCCGTCTCATTGTTGGTGGCGCCACCAGAATCCTCCCGTCATTTTTCTCTAAATCGGAAGTAATCTCCGGTGATGATTCCGACTACGATTCCGACTGTGATCGCG ATTTACAAGATGTAGATGCAAATGTAAATGCAGATAGTGATGCTAAACATACTTCTGAG GTTGGGGTGTCTAGTTTTAGTAGAGATGCAGGTCCCAGTGCTCAAATGGATAAATTGAAGGGGAGTTCACAATGTAACAATGTCCAACAAGATGAATCAAGAAACTCAATTGGTGATCTTGGTGTAGATCAAATCGAGAACATGCTGAAAGGGAAACAATTTTCTCG GGATGAAAGCAAACGCTTAATGGAGATATTGAAGTCTAGATTGATTGATGTTTCTGATACTGAGGGtgagaagaaaacagaaactgtgaCTTTTCAAGAGCAGGATAAAGCTGATCTATTGGACCGTGAAGTCCGGTCAAATGATGTTGAGAAGGCTGTATTGGAAACCCCAATGCCCCATTTGCCATCAAAT ATGCAAGATGAGGTTGCTGCGTCACCTATTGATATTGCTAGAGCTTATATGGGAAAACGAACATCAGAAGTAGGCATTAATACTTACAATAGCACTTTAACAGGTGGGAAGGAACAACATCATAATGACGTGTTCCCTTCAGAATCGCAAATCCACACGCCGAAATCCAAGTTATCGACTTGTTGGCCAGGTGCTATGGTACAAGACCAACGCGGTTATATGACCCCACAGAGCCAAAGAGGAGGATATGGACTTCATAATTTTCGGCAAACACCATATTCTAGAACAATCTACTCAAAGAGTAAACCGAAA CTGAATCAGTTACAAGGTAATAGCAGGCCCTCTAATATTTCTCTGACCCCGTTTCAGCAATCACGGACTCCTAATCCCTGGCAG ATGAAGACAAGTAGTGATGTCATGGATGTTGGCTATGGATCAGTAGGACCCATTCGTCGCGTAAGAAACAAGTTTGCTTCTCAACCTCAGTCAGAAGGACCCAGACATATCTCGTCTGCTCTAATTTCTTCATCCTCAACTGCTTCTAGAAGCTTTGTGCCCGTATTTCAAACGAATCCAATAACTGCTGGCACTTCAGACGTTCATACATTAGATAATCGAGAACAAACTTTTAAAGAGGCGAATCCAGCTGGACCATCTAACGATGCGGTTCGAAAAATATTAGAGCGACTCGACAGACACAAGCCTACCCCTAAAGAAAAAGCAGCTGAGCTGAAGCTAGCAACCGAATGGAGAAGTTCGCCTTCTATAGATACTAATATGATGCCTAAGGGAAGTACCGTATTACAAGATCTAACAGGACCTTCATCTGTAAAAGGGGCTGATGGTGGTACAAGTTTCAAAGCTTCGGTTACAACTTCAAATGCagaaactaaaactaaaactaaaacatCCCTTGTTGTTGATGATGCTAGTACAGGGTCTGTATTTGGTTTCAAGAATACAAGTGTTGCAAATGAG ATATCTACAGTCACCAACAATAAGGAACACGATAAAAGTCAGAAATGGTCGTTTGACAATCAAATAAACGGCCAGGATCTCACTAGGAAGAGGCCCTCTCAACCGATGTTGAAGCCAATTTCTTTTAAGCGGCCGGACCCACAGCAAGTCATATCATCTGATAATGGTCCCGGTTTTACCTTCCCGTGGTCTGCCACCGCCAACTCAGCATCAGAGCCACCCACGCCATCCATTACACCATTTTTACCTGCAACTACTGTACCCCAGTCAAACGAATTGCCTTCTATCCCGATTTACAGTTTTGGCACAAATAACTCTAGCGAGAGGCTTGTTTTCCGTTTCCAGTCCTCAAGCAGCGATCCAATTGATGATAGTGAGTCTGATATCAATTTCAGTTTTGGGTTAGATAAGAAGAGAGTGTCTTTTAGTTCAATAGGAAGCGATGCCATTGTTACTAAATGA
- the LOC139847329 gene encoding uncharacterized protein — MDLVLQRRATKSVKQVQPKILWKKLNGEKAETFKTSVVCRVDAELEMVSNDDADQMWNYLASTIREVAKEALGVAVGTSRGNRAVRESWWFSDEVRSKVALKQLRFRELIICGEGTPTDRIKAEEGYKEAKREAKKAVAQAKDKPYEDLYKKLDSKEGANDIYRIAKARERRRMDLDNIKFIKNEAGQTLVKEDEIRKRWEEYLSSLFVGGRPEHHEDLQDADIEQSHNDMDCERISQEEVRLALRKMGRNKSVGPDQIPIEAWRCLGDAGVRWLTCLFNKTFSKL; from the coding sequence ATGGATTTGGTTCTTCAGAGACGGGCCACCAAGAGTGTGAAACAAGTCCAACCAAAGATCTTGTGGAAGAAGTTGAACGGAGAGAAGGCAGAGACATTTAAAACATCGGTTGTATGTAGAGTTGATGCAGAATTGGAAATGGTATCCAATGATGACGCAGATCAGATGTGGAACTATCTGGCGTCCACCATTAGAGAGGTAGCCAAGGAAGCCTTAGGTGTGGCTGTAGGTACATCTAGAGGCAATAGGGCTGTTAGAGAATCATGGTGGTTCAGCGACGAGGTTCGAAGCAAAGTTGCGCTTAAGCAActaaggtttagggagctcatcATTTGTGGGGAGGGGACTCCGACGGATAGAATTAAGGCGGAAGAGGGATATAAAGAAGccaaaagagaagctaagaaggctgtAGCCCAAGCAAAAGATAAGCCATATGAAGATCTGTATAAGAAACTTGACTCCAAAGAGGGAGCTAATGATATTTAcaggatagccaaagctagggagcgaagaCGCATGGATCTTGATAACATCAAGTTCATCAAAAATGAAGCTGGTCAAACTTTAGTAAAGGAAGAcgaaattaggaaaagatgggaagagtaTTTGTCATCCCTCTTCGTAGGGGGAAGACCAGAGCACCACGAGGACTTACAAGACGCTGATATAGAACAATCCCATAACGACATGGATTGCGAGAGGATTAGCCAAGAGGAAGTAAGATTggcactacgaaagatggggagaaataaATCAGTGGGACCGGATCAGATCCCTATTGAGGCGTGGCGGTGCCTTGGCGACGCTGGTGTTAGGTGGTTGACTTGCCTTTTTAACAAGACGTTTTCGAAGCTCTaa